In the Treponema maltophilum ATCC 51939 genome, GATCGGCAAACACATTCGTGTGGTTTCCGTATACGAACATGGGCCCTTTTTTGTATTTTTTTAAGACGGAACGGTTCAGTATTCGGTGGCGGAATGCGAGTTTAAGATAGAGAACGGCGATGGGCTGGGCGATAATTCGGTGAAGGAAAAAGCGCTTTGCTTTCCATAAAAAAGTTTTCCCGCCGTAGTCGTAGTGTTCGTCAATCGGGCGGGGCTGTATAACAGCGGTTGAAAATTCATCGCGGAGTTCGTCGGAATAATAGACGATCTTTTTTATCTCTGCCATAAGTCAAAAAACACAGGTATCATTCCGCATAGGAAAGCGGTTTGCCGTATACGGATTCATACACTTCTTTCCAGACTTCATAATTTCTGTCCTTCATATACTCGACATTTTGTTTTACGGAAAGGCCGGCCTTCGGATAGATCGGCGGCAAAATGTGAACCGTATACTCCTGCACCGGGAAACCGAAGCCGTCCAAGCGGTCGGAATCTTCCATAGTTATGAACATCGGAATGACGGGAGAGTTGTTTTCGGCGGCGAAACGGTATGCGCCGGGCGTAAGCGGGCGCGGCTTTTTGTAGTTCCACCACATCGCCTGCTCGGGATAGATGAGAATTTGCCTTCCTTGCGAAAGATAGGTTTTTACCGCCGCCATAAAGTTTTTCATCGTCGAAGGCAGACTGCTTAAAGGCATGGTGTTGCAGTGCTTAAACAAAAAACCGTAAAATCCCGGAAAATTCGTATAGTTTCCCTCACGGCACACCTTTACCAATTCCCGATGATAGACGTGCTTTTCTATCGCCTTGTATACGGCAAAATTGTCCATGGGATTGAAGTGGTTGCACGTGATTATCGCGCCGGTTCTTTTCAGCGGAATATAGTTTTCAAGCCCGCGAACTTCTTTTATAACCATTTGCCCCGATTTCATAAGGCGGTTAATATGGCGGCGCGCGAGCATATTCGCAAACTTCATCCACAGTTTGCTGGAAATCTTTTTATTCAGATAGTCGACCATTTCGGGGCGGAGCGGAACGGTCGGCGGATCCGGCTCGACGTCCTCGGCAAAACGACCCTCCCTTTCGTAGGCTTTTATCTTTTCTACGATCGCAAGGCGCTCGGGATTCCGTCCGGCGTTCGCCCGGTTTACCGTGTTCCGATAATTGTCGGGATCGTTCGTGTCTTCAATCGCCATCCGTTTGAGTTTTTCAAACGCTTCGGCGTCGCGTTTTTTTTGTTCGGCACCGTAGGAAGCTTTAACTTTTAAGATTTCCTCATAAAAGGGAGTTCGTTCGGCGCATTTCCAAAAACAGTCCGCGTACAGAACGTTGTCGTAGTGCCACGGTTTCCAGTCTATTTTGTAGTGAATTATCTTTAAGTTCTTTTCATCAAAGCCTTCGGTTTTATAAGCGGACTTGTTCCAGCCCACATCGAGCCATGTAATCTTGTCCTTGCACAGCACATTCAGATAATCCTCGTCCTGAGTAACTCTGAACGTAAAGCGGTTCATAAGCGAGATGAATTTTTCTTCAATATTTTCTTCGCGGTATTTTTTTGCATTTATAAGAAGCACCCCCGCACTGAAGTACTTTTCCCGCCGAATGCCGAGCGCCTTTTCCACATACGTTCCGAATACATCGAAAGACTGCATAACCTCTTCGATCGCAGCCCCGACAAGATTGTCGCCCACATCGATATTATAAAGTTCGGAAATATCGCCTGTCACCACAAGGTCGCTGTCGAGGTAAATCACTTTGTCGTACTGAGGAAAAAAACGCGGAATGAATATTCGGCAGTAGGTTTCCCTTGAATAATAATCGCGCAAATGAAAGGTGCCGGGCGTCTTTTCCATTTCTTCGCGCAAAGAAACGAATTCGACGGATGCGTTACCGCTCATCGTGTCGCGGCAGATATTTTTTATCCGTTCGGTATATTCATGATGAAGGTTCGTCGTTAAAACATAGACTTTATAGAAATGCGCTGTTGAAGCATGTTCCAGCATTGACGCCAAAGCAACCGCCATGAACGGCGCGTAGTTGTTGTCCGTAGCGAAGAACACCGGAATTTCTTTTTTGCCAGCTGTGTTGTTGTGCATAATCCATTAAGTCTACCACGAATTGTGAAATCTGTGCAATAGACGGATGTACTTCTGTCAGAGCTTCAGCGTGAACTAAAATCAATAAAAGAAACTACCTACTCACGAAAGGATACGTGAAAAAAGAGGGCGCTCAGGCAATTCGCTTCGCTCATAAGCCATTCACGTCCTCTTTTTTCACGCATTTCTCATAAGCATATTTTCTTTTAGGCTCTTTAGTCCGCCAAAGTTCTGTCCGCGTAAATCGCGAAGGAAGAATTTCCGAGCTGAACTCTACTTGAATCATTCACAATCCGCACAATTTAGGCTCAATATATTTCATCTTTTTTGTCTTACGCTATACCAATCTTTTCATGCTGAAGACCTGGTGCTTCCCGCATACATTAGCCGGGTATTCTTCCCCTCTTTAAATAAATCGAAAATTTGTGTATTCTGCAGCAGTGAAAAAATCGGCAAAAATATCGGCGGTGCTGCTTTCCGCCCTTTTGGTGTTTCAGGCGTCGGCAAAAGAATTCCGCTCCGAAGAAAATGCGCTTGTTCAAAAAATATTCGACTTCAGGCTCAGCCTCAGAACATCGGATACCGAAGACGAATGCATCGAAAAAATCATCGCATACCGCACTTCAATCTCCGACGAAATAAAAGCCTTTTCCGAAGAAGCGCGGCTCACCTGCACCAACATGCTTGCAACGGCGCACTACAACTGCGAATATGCCAAAGACATGAAATCCCCGAACATGGAAAAAATTCTGCGCCCCCAGTACGAAAAAATTACGCAATTCACCCGGGCAAACGAAGGTACCGATTTGAATCCGTGGTTCATCCTCACTTCGGCGGACGTGCTGAATTCTATGATGCAGTTTTTGCCGCAAGCGGAATCCGTAAAAATCGGGCTGCAGGAAAAAAAGGACTACGCCGACATTATTGCAAAAAATCCCGATATGAGTTTCGCCTACACGCTTTCCGGCTGGTGGTATTATTACGCCCCCGCAGTCGGCGGCGGAAGCAAAAAACTTTCAAAAGATTTTTTTATCGCCGCGCTTACACATGCAAAAAGCGGCTACGACAAGTTCTACGGGAACATCAATTTGGCGCAGTTTTATTTTGAAGAAAAAAATACGGCCGAATGCGACAGGCTTATGGATGAGGCGGAAAAAATTCTTTCGGGAACACGATATGTAAAATTTCTAAGACGCATAAACGCACTCGGCTATTCGCTTTTCGACTACAACATGAATTCGCGGCGGGATAAAATAAACCGAAAATTGGCGAATCAGTAAAACCGCACAACGGCGAAAGCGATAACATACAAATTATTTCTTCGGTCGAATTCGACTGAACGTGCGAAAATAAAATATTTTTATCGTTTTTTGCCGAATATCCGGTAATTCATCCACGGAAAAAGCGGAAAATCTTTTTCGGTACGCGTAAGCCATTCGGTGCTTATACTGTTCGAACCGAGCGAATCGTAGACAACGGAAAATCCGTGAATGCAGTATTTGAAAATCTCGGCGGCGTAATCGGCGTTCACTCCGGCATTCAGCATGCGCGGCCAGTCGGCGCTTTGCGCGACAAGCACTTGTTTTGCCGCAAGGTTCAAACAGCGTTCTTTTAACCCGCTGTCGGCGGAAAAGCGTTCGGCAAGATCGACCATGCGTTCGGCGGCTTTCAGCGCGTAGCGGAGAATCCACCCGTTCGATTTGTCCAGCAGATTTTCGGCATAGCCGGAACCTTCGGCGGCACTCATAAAGGGCGTTATTTTTTGCATGTCGCTTTGTTCGGGAAGGATGCGCGAATAAGACGCGCACGCAATATCGGTGCGGCTTGCCGCCTGACGGAAAACCTGTTCGAGCCAATCGACGCCTTCGTACCAGATTTGCCCCAAATCGCGCGCGTCGAAGATGCAGGCAAGAGAAACCGGTTTTTTGCCGAGTTCGGAAAAAGCCTGATCGAGGCATTCGGCCTTTGTATTTAAAAACGTTTCGGCGTCGAGGACGGTTTGCTTTGCGGCGGCGGATGAGCTGTACACGGTTTCCGTATCTTTTTGCGACCAATATTTAAAGCCGGTTGCGCAGCGCTCTTTTTGTCCCTGCAATAAAACATCCAAATCGTCCGCGGGAAACTCAAAACCGATGTCGCGGTTTTGGTTGCGGTATACTTCGTTTTTGGCAAAGCCGCCGCTGACCGCCGAGCGCGTTTTCGGGTCGCGGGCAAATACGGCAAGACCGTTGCGCACGAGAGCGGGCGAAAAGATGCCGTTTTGCGGAAGTGGTTCGGAAAACAAAAAGCCGTGGGTGTCGAGCACGGTATACGAAAAACCGTATTTGCGGATATTTTTTTCAAGACCGTCGGTATAGCCCATCGCCGGAAGCCAAAAGCCTTCGGGCACGGAACCGAAGTAAGTGCGGTGCGATATAAGACCCGCTTCAATTTGGGCGTCGACGGCTTCGTTTAATTCGCGGTAATGCGGTAAAAAGCATGAAGTTGCGGCCGTCGCCAAAAATTCCACATTGCCCGATGCGGCAAAAGCGGCAAATTTGGGCAGCAAGAGGCCGCCGCATTCGTCGGCAAAAAAGCTTTTCGTTTGCTTCAGCCGTTTAAGATAGGATTTTGACAAAGACGAAAAACCGGCCGTATGTTTTGTGCGCTCAATTTCCCGTTCGCCCAGAGCGATTAAGCGTTCGAGCCATAAACCGTATTCTTCCTGCACGGCCGGATCGTCCCAAAGGGCGCACAGAGTCGGACTTAAAACGAGCGACAGCGCAAACGGAACCTTGTCTTTTGCGAGGCGTTCCATCATTTTTAAAAGCGGAATGTACGTGTCGGTAATCGCCGGAAAAAGCGTATTTTGCCAAATAGCGGGAATATCTTTTTGCATGCAGCGCGTATAAGCCTGATTTGCAACCAAAGTTATGACAAGCTGTTTTTTTGTTTTATTATGCCGCATATTTAATCATCCGAAGAAAAAGACTGTCTGTGCTCATTGTATTGCGAGCGGATTAAATCCGGCAAACCGGATAAAGCCAAAACGGCCGGAAAGTTTTTACGCAACGAAATCGAACTGATATCGGGATGACGGTACGGAATCGGGATACGCCCGGATTGACACAGCTCCATGGGGCGGCGCTCGGAAAATTCGGCAATCAAATCTGCCCTGAGCATGCAGCTTCCGGAAGACAGCAGTACAAACTGCTCGCGGTCTTCGTCTTCGACCGATATGTCGAACACGTCGCAGGGGCTTTTATCGCTTTCTTTTTTAAAATACGAAATGCGCAGCACAAAGGATTTAAACGAACTTTCCTTTGTCGCGGCCGAAAAATCGGAACGATTTATGTCCCAATATACATAGCACCAGGCGGGGTTGCGCAAAACGGCCGTTATTCTGTTTTCATTGTACGACGACGGCAAATCGAGCGCCTTGTTTGAAACGCTTTCCGCTGCGGCGCCCGGTATGTCGCGCAGATCGGAGGCTCGCGCCCGTTCGTCTTCGACCGCCGCTTCAAGCAATTCGGCGATAACAAAACGCCGCGTTAAATCTTCGGGGATGTCGATACCGTATTCTTCGGCCAAATCGTTCAAATCGGCCGAAGATAAAGTTTCAAGATACGATCTTGTTATATCAGCTCTCTCCATAGCGCCACATGTTATCTATTTTTGACGATTCTATCAAGTGCCGAAGCCCAAACGTGCGAGAGTTTCGCTCATAAAGCCGGGAAACGGCGCTTCAAGATACGGCGGCACATCCGCCTCGTTTACGCACTGTTCGGAAAAGTCGAGGCGGATCGCTGCGAGGTGCAGTCTTTTTATGCCGAAAGTTTTGCGCAAAAAACGGTTTAATTTAAAATCACCGTATTTATCGTCGCCGGCAATCGGCGTTTTTTGCCCCGCAAGATGAATGCGTATTTGGTGCATGCGCCCCGTGCCGAGCGTCAAATCAACGAGCGAAAAACAAAGGCGCATTCCGCCCTCTTCGATATCGGCTTGCCGACGGACACGGAAAAAAGTTTCGGCTTCTTTTACGTTCCCCTTATGCACAACGGGATCGTCGATGCGCCCCTTTTGCGAGGCGAACATTCCGGTACACAAAGCGCAGTACCGTTTGCTTACCGAGTGAGAACCGATGAGCTTTGTCCATACGGCTGCGGCAGCGGGATTTTTTGCCGTTATCAAAAGCCCCGCAGTATCCTTATCCAAGCGGTGTACAAGGTAGACCTTGGCGCCCCGCTGTTCGGCAAGCAGCGTATCCACCGAAGTGCTTACCCCGGAACCGCCCTGCACCGCAAGACCCGACGGCTTGTTTATGACGCAAATATCATCGTTTTCGAATATAACGGGAATTTTCATTTGTATCACATAATAGAATATTTACCGCTTTCAGTGAAGTCCCGCCGTGTTTTCCGACAGGGATTCAGCATGAAAAGTTTAGTATAGCGTAAGACAAAAGGATAGAACTTTTTGAGTCTGAATTGCGTGGATTTTGAATGAGAAATTCTTCTTTCCCTTATTAAGAAGACAGGGCTTCGACATGACTAAAGGCCGTAAAAGAAAGCACGTTTATGAAAAAGGTGTGAAAAAAGAGACCGAGAACGGCTTATGAACGAAGTGAATTGCCTGAACGGTCTCTTTTTTTCACGCGTCTATTCGGAAGCGGATAGTTTCTTTTACCGGTTTTTGTTCATGCTGAATCCCTGTGTTTTCCGATTGTTTTTTCGTCCGTTTCATTCTATAATCTCCGTATGAATTACAACCGTGCAAAACAAAGGGCATTTTTTTTCATTTGTACGCTGTTTTTGGCCGCCGGCGTTTGTCGCCTCGCAGCCGAACAAATGTATTCGCCGACTTGGGGCTATGTTCTCGACATACCCGAAGGCTTCAGGCTCGGCTATAAAGAAGGCGCCGACAGTTATCAGTTTGAACACGAATTGTTCCCGCTTACATTGATTGTGCGTTCATGGCCGCAAACGATTTCCGCAGGCGAAAAGATGAAAGAGGTACTTGCAAAACTGAACGCTTCGGGCCAAACTCAAGAGTTTGTCTGGCATTCTCGGAATTGCGCCCTTTCTTTTTTCAGCATGAATTTGCAAAACCGAACGAACCGCGGCCGGGCAGTTATCGTTCCCGCCGACGAAGACAAGGGATTGACCCTCGTTTTAGCTTATACCCCCGAACAACAATTCGAGCAGTTTCAAACGCTTATCGTTTCAGCATTGAATTCTTTTTCGCCGCAAAGCAATAACCGCAATATAAGCGGCATTTTAACCGATTACGGCTACCCGAAAACGGGATCCTTTCAAACGAATGTAAAAATCGGAAAAACCGAAATTCCCGTTGAATTGGACAAAAGCGACAGTGAAGCGCACAATGCGCTTATCGATATCGAATACGACGTCCTCATCCGCTTTGCCGACACGCCGCTGTGGAAAGAAGCGTGGCAGCGCTATTACCGCATGATTTACCGCGACGCATACAGGCGTTTGGAAAAAACCTCCTTTTCGGTTTACAATGCGCTCGAAACCGAGCTTAAAACGGAACTTAAAGCCGGAGAGGATTTCGACAAAAAATTGGCGCAAACGCTCTTGAGCTGGGTGCAGCTTTTTCCCTACGAGCGGGAGCGCAATGCAAGCGATTTTACCGGTCTTATCGACACGCTGACGGGAAGCGGTTCCGATTGCGACAGCCGCTCCCTTTTGCTCGCCGTTCTTATGGCGCACATGAATTACAAAACAATGCTGTTTATTTCGCCGCAGTACAGCCACGCCCTTTTCGGCATAGACATAGAAAGTTCAGGCGCTCATCTTGAACAGGACGGCACAAAGTATTTACTGGGCGAAACGACCGCACGCGTGGACATCGGCCTTGTCGCTCGGGAAATGAGCGATCTTACCAAGTGGTTCGGTATTGCGGGATTGGGAAAGTAAACCGTCAGTCTTCTTTTATAAGCAGTTCGTAGGCTTCCGCGGCGGATTTTACGGCCAAGAGCCCGGTGCGCAAATCGTTTTTTTTCAGTTTTGAACTGAAAAACGAAAGCGCTTGCAGGTAGTATGCATGCTGGTTGTAGGCGGCGGCGATCATAAACAAAAGGCGCACGGGCGTGTCGTCGATCGTTTGAAAATCGATAATATCCACCTTGCTTATGCCGACGGACATTACAAGATCGGTTACCGAAGTCAAACGCACGTGCGGAATCGCTATGCCGCGCCCGATAGCGGTGGACATCAGTTCTTCGCGCTTGAGAATTTCGTCGGCAAGTTCGTCGCCGTGCTTTATTTGGGGCGCCGTACTCAAATTCTTTGCCAATTCAAGCAGGGCGTCGTGTTTTGTGGAATGATTAAGAAATACGATTCTGTCCGGCGACAAAATATTCTTTACCTGTATCCGGTTTCCGGGCGGAACGCCTCTGTTCCCGGAAGAAAGGCGCTCGTTTACCCATTTTTCGATTTCCGTCTTTTTAAAGCGCCATACGGTACCGATTTTTCCCGACGGAATCTCACCTTTTTGCGCCCAATCGTACACGGTGCGCTCCGAAACACGCAAATACCTTGCTACTTCTTCAATAGTAAGAATATCATCTTCCACCGGAAACTCCTTTTGCATTTCGACGGATATACTTGTATTATTTTGCATATTTTACGCTTTTTTGTCAAGTATTGCGGAATGTTTACGGAGTGTTTTAATGCAGTACGCTTGTGTAGCGCCGTGCGCTTGCCCACATTTGCGTATTGCGTTATAATTTCGGTAAATTGCATTCTTCGAGGTTTGTATGGCAAAATATCCCTTTGAAACGATTGAACCCAAATGGCAGCGCTATTGGGAAGAAAATAAAACTTTCCGCGTAACCGAAGACCCGGCCGTTCCCGAAGACAAACGCGCCTACGTGCTGGACATGTTTCCCTACCCTTCCGCTCAAGGGCTGCACGTCGGGCACCCGGAAGGCTATACGGCTACCGACATTTACTGCCGTTATTTGCGCATGAACGGCTGCAACGTGCTCCACCCGATGGGCTTCGATGCTTTCGGTCTTCCCGCCGAAAACTACGCGATAAAAACCGGCACGCATCCGAGCATTACAACCAATGCCAATATCGAGCATTTTACGCGGCAAATCAAAGCCTTCGGTTTTTCGTACGATTGGGAGCGCTGCGTTTCAACCTGCAGTCCCGACTATTACAAGTGGACGCAGTGGATTTTTTTGCAGCTGTATAAAAAAGGACTCGCATACGAAGCCGAAGCGCCGATCAATTGGTGCCCGAGCTGTTTAACGGGGCTTGCAAACGAAGAAGTAAAAGACGGCAAATGCGAGCGCTGCGGAACGCCCGTTACGCGCAAAACGATACGCCAGTGGATTCTTAAAATCACCGCATACGCCGAACGCCTTTTGCAGGATTTGGACGGTTTGGATTGGCCGGAATCCGTCAAGGCTATGCAAAGAAACTGGATAGGAAAAAGCGAAGGCGCCGAAGTCGACTTTAAAATCGACGGCAGCGAAAACGATACGATTACCGTCTACACCACGCGGGCCGACACCCTTTTCGGCGCGACGTACATGGTTATCGCGCCGGAGCATAAACTGGTGGAAAAACTCACTTCAAGCGCGCAAAAAAAAGCCGTCGAAACCTACGTTGACCAAGCGGCAAAAAAAAGCGACTTGGAACGCACCGATTTGGCAAAAACCAAAACCGGCGTTTTTACCGGCTCTTACGTTATAAACCCCGTAAACGGCGAAAAAATCCCGGTATGGGTGTCGGATTACGTTTTGATTTCCTACGGAACCGGCGCGGTTATGGCAGTTCCCGCCCACGATGAACGCGACTGGGATTTTGCAAAAGCGTTCCATTTGCCGATTATCAAAACGGTCGCGTCAACCGAAGAAGTCGCCCGTATCGGAGACGGCGACGAAGCGCGGGGCGCCGCTATACTGCGCGAAGCCGGTCAAAAAGCCGAAGCGGGAGAGAGCGCCTCGTACGAGGATTTAAAAAAGCGCTTTCCCGAGATTTTTTCGACACCCGATCGTTGCACCGCCGCCGACGGCTACAGTATAAACAGCGGCATGCTCACCGGACTTCCGACGCAAAAAAGTAAAGAAACCATAACCGAACGGCTTACGCAAAAAGGATTGGGCAAAAAAGCGGTGAATTACAAACTGCGCGACTGGATCTTCAGCCGCCAGCGCTATTGGGGCGAACCGATTCCGCTCGTGCACTGCCCCGAA is a window encoding:
- a CDS encoding RluA family pseudouridine synthase, translated to MKIPVIFENDDICVINKPSGLAVQGGSGVSTSVDTLLAEQRGAKVYLVHRLDKDTAGLLITAKNPAAAAVWTKLIGSHSVSKRYCALCTGMFASQKGRIDDPVVHKGNVKEAETFFRVRRQADIEEGGMRLCFSLVDLTLGTGRMHQIRIHLAGQKTPIAGDDKYGDFKLNRFLRKTFGIKRLHLAAIRLDFSEQCVNEADVPPYLEAPFPGFMSETLARLGFGT
- a CDS encoding 1,4-alpha-glucan branching protein domain-containing protein, whose amino-acid sequence is MRHNKTKKQLVITLVANQAYTRCMQKDIPAIWQNTLFPAITDTYIPLLKMMERLAKDKVPFALSLVLSPTLCALWDDPAVQEEYGLWLERLIALGEREIERTKHTAGFSSLSKSYLKRLKQTKSFFADECGGLLLPKFAAFAASGNVEFLATAATSCFLPHYRELNEAVDAQIEAGLISHRTYFGSVPEGFWLPAMGYTDGLEKNIRKYGFSYTVLDTHGFLFSEPLPQNGIFSPALVRNGLAVFARDPKTRSAVSGGFAKNEVYRNQNRDIGFEFPADDLDVLLQGQKERCATGFKYWSQKDTETVYSSSAAAKQTVLDAETFLNTKAECLDQAFSELGKKPVSLACIFDARDLGQIWYEGVDWLEQVFRQAASRTDIACASYSRILPEQSDMQKITPFMSAAEGSGYAENLLDKSNGWILRYALKAAERMVDLAERFSADSGLKERCLNLAAKQVLVAQSADWPRMLNAGVNADYAAEIFKYCIHGFSVVYDSLGSNSISTEWLTRTEKDFPLFPWMNYRIFGKKR
- a CDS encoding PTS sugar transporter subunit IIA — encoded protein: MEDDILTIEEVARYLRVSERTVYDWAQKGEIPSGKIGTVWRFKKTEIEKWVNERLSSGNRGVPPGNRIQVKNILSPDRIVFLNHSTKHDALLELAKNLSTAPQIKHGDELADEILKREELMSTAIGRGIAIPHVRLTSVTDLVMSVGISKVDIIDFQTIDDTPVRLLFMIAAAYNQHAYYLQALSFFSSKLKKNDLRTGLLAVKSAAEAYELLIKED
- a CDS encoding DUF4912 domain-containing protein; this translates as MERADITRSYLETLSSADLNDLAEEYGIDIPEDLTRRFVIAELLEAAVEDERARASDLRDIPGAAAESVSNKALDLPSSYNENRITAVLRNPAWCYVYWDINRSDFSAATKESSFKSFVLRISYFKKESDKSPCDVFDISVEDEDREQFVLLSSGSCMLRADLIAEFSERRPMELCQSGRIPIPYRHPDISSISLRKNFPAVLALSGLPDLIRSQYNEHRQSFSSDD
- the leuS gene encoding leucine--tRNA ligase, whose amino-acid sequence is MAKYPFETIEPKWQRYWEENKTFRVTEDPAVPEDKRAYVLDMFPYPSAQGLHVGHPEGYTATDIYCRYLRMNGCNVLHPMGFDAFGLPAENYAIKTGTHPSITTNANIEHFTRQIKAFGFSYDWERCVSTCSPDYYKWTQWIFLQLYKKGLAYEAEAPINWCPSCLTGLANEEVKDGKCERCGTPVTRKTIRQWILKITAYAERLLQDLDGLDWPESVKAMQRNWIGKSEGAEVDFKIDGSENDTITVYTTRADTLFGATYMVIAPEHKLVEKLTSSAQKKAVETYVDQAAKKSDLERTDLAKTKTGVFTGSYVINPVNGEKIPVWVSDYVLISYGTGAVMAVPAHDERDWDFAKAFHLPIIKTVASTEEVARIGDGDEARGAAILREAGQKAEAGESASYEDLKKRFPEIFSTPDRCTAADGYSINSGMLTGLPTQKSKETITERLTQKGLGKKAVNYKLRDWIFSRQRYWGEPIPLVHCPECGCVPLDEKDLPLVQPEVQSYQPTGTGESPLAHVSEWVNCTCPRCGGNAKRETNTMPQWAGSCWYYLRYLDPHNTKEFAAKDKIEYWMPVDLYVGGAEHAVLHLLYARFWHKVLYDLGLVNTTEPFRRLINQGMITSYAFQRKNKTLVPTDEVREVPGKSGVFEEIATGEILERVIAKMSKSLKNVINPDEVIKEYGADSVRMYEMFMGPLEVSKPWSTQGLIGIHRFLEKVWALGEKPLSKNEAGADLTKLLHKTIKKVSADTASLNFNTAISQMMIFVNELSKLNELPEAAWKDFVVMLSAYAPHLGEELWQKAGGKESVSRAIWPKWNEELCKDDTCTVVVQVNGKIRDKFEADVNESKENLEKTALATEGAKRYLEGKTPAKVIVVPNKLVNIVVRP
- a CDS encoding glycosyltransferase; this encodes MHNNTAGKKEIPVFFATDNNYAPFMAVALASMLEHASTAHFYKVYVLTTNLHHEYTERIKNICRDTMSGNASVEFVSLREEMEKTPGTFHLRDYYSRETYCRIFIPRFFPQYDKVIYLDSDLVVTGDISELYNIDVGDNLVGAAIEEVMQSFDVFGTYVEKALGIRREKYFSAGVLLINAKKYREENIEEKFISLMNRFTFRVTQDEDYLNVLCKDKITWLDVGWNKSAYKTEGFDEKNLKIIHYKIDWKPWHYDNVLYADCFWKCAERTPFYEEILKVKASYGAEQKKRDAEAFEKLKRMAIEDTNDPDNYRNTVNRANAGRNPERLAIVEKIKAYEREGRFAEDVEPDPPTVPLRPEMVDYLNKKISSKLWMKFANMLARRHINRLMKSGQMVIKEVRGLENYIPLKRTGAIITCNHFNPMDNFAVYKAIEKHVYHRELVKVCREGNYTNFPGFYGFLFKHCNTMPLSSLPSTMKNFMAAVKTYLSQGRQILIYPEQAMWWNYKKPRPLTPGAYRFAAENNSPVIPMFITMEDSDRLDGFGFPVQEYTVHILPPIYPKAGLSVKQNVEYMKDRNYEVWKEVYESVYGKPLSYAE